A stretch of the Candidatus Jettenia sp. AMX2 genome encodes the following:
- a CDS encoding beta-propeller fold lactonase family protein gives MRRGIIGALVIGGAMVTGGGIASAGFIQGTHVKTEHPSPFFVTTSPDGSILFVVNQSGHSVTFIDTRTQKIMGEVAVQVQPEAAAPTPDGSFLYVCNAESDSVSVVDVARRQVVKDIRVGDWPSGIKISKDGKTAYVACSGNMWNTVDVIDTGRMEKIRSIYTSAYGPRTLDISPDGKQLAVINDSVGSINRSVDFIDVATGKVTENRIIKESSNLRDVVYTPDGKYVVVTYETPKNWLPVCEAENGQVFTNNIAVLETKPGGKVARLPLDELNNYDGNPYGLAMDPQGKYLYVGVRGMHRVTILCMNKVLEIVRSNSQAELDYLRDDLGLVRDYLIARVPVGLGPSSVCLSPDGKFCYAANYFSNNISVIKTPVD, from the coding sequence ATGCGAAGAGGAATAATAGGTGCGTTGGTGATAGGAGGAGCGATGGTGACGGGGGGCGGGATAGCCAGTGCGGGATTTATCCAGGGTACCCATGTCAAGACAGAGCATCCGTCGCCGTTTTTTGTCACGACGTCACCGGATGGGAGTATTTTGTTTGTGGTAAATCAGTCGGGTCACAGTGTAACATTTATTGATACACGGACACAGAAGATCATGGGTGAGGTTGCGGTACAGGTGCAGCCGGAGGCTGCGGCACCAACGCCTGATGGTTCTTTCTTGTATGTATGCAATGCGGAGAGCGACAGCGTATCGGTGGTAGACGTTGCGAGGAGGCAGGTAGTAAAGGACATCAGGGTAGGCGACTGGCCGAGTGGGATAAAGATATCGAAGGATGGTAAGACTGCGTATGTTGCATGTTCAGGGAATATGTGGAACACGGTAGATGTGATCGATACGGGGAGGATGGAGAAGATCAGGTCGATATATACGAGTGCATATGGTCCGAGGACATTGGATATATCACCTGATGGGAAGCAGTTGGCGGTTATCAATGATTCGGTTGGTTCCATTAACCGGAGCGTGGATTTTATAGATGTGGCTACGGGGAAGGTGACAGAGAACCGGATAATCAAGGAGAGTTCAAACCTCAGGGACGTGGTGTATACGCCGGATGGCAAGTATGTTGTTGTCACGTATGAGACTCCGAAGAACTGGTTGCCGGTATGTGAGGCAGAGAACGGGCAGGTGTTTACGAACAACATAGCGGTGTTGGAGACAAAGCCGGGTGGAAAGGTAGCACGGTTGCCGCTGGATGAGTTGAACAATTATGATGGGAATCCGTATGGTTTGGCGATGGATCCGCAGGGAAAGTATCTGTATGTTGGGGTACGCGGGATGCATCGGGTTACTATTCTGTGTATGAACAAGGTTTTGGAGATTGTTCGTTCCAACAGCCAGGCAGAGCTTGATTATCTGAGGGATGATCTTGGACTGGTAAGGGATTATCTGATAGCAAGGGTTCCGGTAGGGCTTGGGCCAAGTTCAGTATGTTTGTCACCGGATGGTAAGTTTTGTTATGCGGCGAATTATTTTTCCAACAATATTTCTGTGATAAAGACGCCGGTGGATTAA
- a CDS encoding c-type cytochrome, whose product MSRGIVKIGLVAALGIAGVATTGELMAGMPQVIGVIQTGPEWEMLPRGEPLTVPEVHYRVKHSPFKSELVRYGQFIFNDASWGLQGEYACASCHYERGQTTGLIWDLGDEGWGSWKNTKYIRGGRYLPPFRHEGFTGHPDEIVGATSSLDRVCGRDPGFVFRSENFSPERLEAIICYIRALEFTGSPFRNPDGSLTEAQKRGEKIFNDPKVGCAECHPGDALDTRSLFSDAQTHDVGTGRVGVKGFRSTPGKVFNQAALEAGEDPYGEESDTPIIGLDLVKEFDTPTLRDIYASGTYFHDGGARTLMDTINNTVNDKDMHGRTSHLTQQEMEDLVEFMKAL is encoded by the coding sequence ATGAGCAGAGGAATAGTGAAGATCGGTTTGGTTGCAGCCCTTGGTATTGCAGGGGTAGCAACGACCGGTGAATTGATGGCGGGGATGCCACAGGTTATCGGGGTGATTCAGACGGGGCCGGAATGGGAGATGCTTCCAAGAGGTGAGCCATTAACGGTGCCTGAGGTACATTACCGGGTAAAGCATTCACCGTTTAAGAGTGAGCTGGTGAGATACGGTCAGTTTATATTCAATGATGCTTCCTGGGGTCTGCAGGGTGAGTATGCATGCGCCAGTTGTCATTATGAGAGAGGTCAGACAACGGGTTTGATCTGGGATTTAGGAGATGAAGGCTGGGGGAGCTGGAAGAACACGAAGTACATTCGTGGCGGAAGGTATCTGCCGCCGTTCAGGCATGAGGGTTTCACGGGTCATCCTGATGAGATCGTGGGAGCGACGAGTTCTCTGGACCGTGTATGCGGAAGGGATCCTGGTTTTGTGTTCAGGAGTGAGAACTTTTCACCTGAGAGGCTTGAGGCGATCATTTGCTATATCAGGGCATTGGAGTTTACGGGTAGTCCGTTCAGAAATCCGGATGGGAGTCTGACAGAGGCGCAGAAGCGTGGCGAGAAGATATTTAACGATCCGAAGGTAGGATGTGCAGAGTGTCATCCTGGTGATGCGCTGGATACGAGGTCACTGTTTAGCGATGCACAGACGCATGATGTAGGAACCGGAAGGGTAGGAGTAAAGGGGTTCCGTTCAACGCCGGGTAAGGTATTTAACCAGGCAGCGCTGGAGGCAGGGGAAGATCCTTATGGTGAAGAGAGTGATACGCCGATTATCGGGTTAGACCTGGTGAAGGAGTTTGACACGCCGACGCTGAGGGATATTTATGCATCAGGCACCTATTTTCATGATGGTGGGGCAAGGACGCTGATGGACACGATTAATAATACGGTGAATGACAAGGACATGCACGGCAGGACATCCCATCTGACACAGCAGGAGATGGAAGACCTGGTAGAGTTTATGAAGGCGTTATAA
- a CDS encoding multiheme c-type cytochrome, translating to MLEIFKKPLSKAAGLAFVLAGATLVTCAVGNGTAKAEGPTFQDVASQVFGQAVGPDNDGTLYIFGLTAKYTPPEYFEGRGPYKSFLKFLPSIRWYDPEHYWTPGSQNEGVFKNEECVLCHTVQTPTIVKDWKLSAHGDAGKRRGIVTKDGKQFEGVVGCDKCHGNDHQKLFMPTYKHCGECHPKETAEHRSGELGSHTHAFTVNTLEFSWQLGKPAEEVAGCAECHAIAENRCDGCHTRHVFSPAEARKPSACRYCHMGIDHDEWAMYNTSIHGCLCEAESATMDWSKPSKKGNYRVPTCAYCHMQDGNHNPQQFSTIYSDMGMFQVERGAPRFKAKRDAWIKKCQDCHSPRFAADKLNEMDAGIRVSFTKWREAAAIIVGCFLDGVVDPMPEGSPPDWYGHYTFSLLPGGDPRFYATSNIERLGLEMICYLIGNTYKALAHMSMYNATYGNGGAFETDRKLIEIKTEAAKLRRFAAIEKHIGLEHQSELFWKHGEYSDLLPGWNRKEGDVDQEWFKRTDIPHRANADAGVEIHH from the coding sequence ATGCTTGAAATCTTTAAAAAGCCATTATCCAAAGCTGCAGGGTTGGCGTTTGTGCTAGCAGGGGCAACGCTTGTAACGTGTGCTGTTGGGAATGGAACAGCGAAAGCTGAGGGGCCGACATTTCAGGATGTTGCATCTCAGGTATTTGGCCAGGCGGTAGGCCCGGATAATGACGGAACCTTGTATATATTTGGGTTGACAGCAAAATATACACCGCCTGAATATTTTGAGGGGAGAGGACCTTATAAATCATTTTTAAAATTTTTACCCTCAATTCGGTGGTATGATCCTGAGCATTACTGGACGCCAGGCAGCCAAAATGAAGGAGTTTTTAAAAACGAAGAGTGCGTTCTTTGCCATACAGTGCAAACCCCTACCATTGTTAAGGATTGGAAGTTGAGTGCCCATGGTGATGCTGGCAAGAGGAGAGGCATTGTAACTAAAGATGGGAAACAGTTTGAAGGTGTTGTTGGCTGTGATAAATGTCACGGTAACGATCATCAAAAGCTTTTTATGCCTACCTATAAACATTGCGGAGAATGCCATCCGAAAGAGACAGCAGAACATAGGTCAGGTGAGTTAGGCTCCCATACTCATGCGTTCACAGTAAATACGCTTGAATTTTCATGGCAGTTAGGAAAACCGGCAGAAGAGGTTGCTGGTTGTGCAGAATGTCATGCTATTGCTGAAAACAGGTGCGATGGTTGCCATACAAGGCATGTATTTAGCCCTGCTGAAGCACGAAAACCAAGTGCATGCAGATATTGCCATATGGGTATTGACCATGACGAATGGGCAATGTATAACACATCCATTCACGGCTGTCTGTGTGAGGCTGAGTCAGCGACTATGGATTGGAGTAAGCCAAGCAAAAAAGGAAACTACAGGGTTCCGACATGTGCCTACTGTCATATGCAGGATGGGAACCATAATCCGCAGCAGTTCAGCACAATTTACAGCGATATGGGGATGTTCCAGGTTGAGCGTGGAGCTCCAAGGTTTAAGGCAAAGAGAGATGCATGGATAAAGAAATGCCAGGACTGTCATTCTCCGAGGTTTGCTGCTGACAAACTGAATGAAATGGACGCTGGTATAAGGGTAAGTTTTACAAAATGGAGGGAAGCCGCGGCTATCATCGTTGGCTGCTTCCTGGACGGTGTTGTTGATCCGATGCCGGAAGGTTCACCGCCTGACTGGTATGGGCATTATACCTTTAGTTTATTGCCCGGTGGTGATCCAAGATTCTATGCGACATCGAATATCGAGCGGCTGGGTCTTGAAATGATCTGTTATTTGATTGGCAATACCTATAAGGCTCTGGCTCATATGAGTATGTATAATGCAACCTATGGAAATGGCGGTGCATTTGAAACAGACAGAAAGTTGATTGAAATCAAGACTGAGGCTGCCAAGTTGCGCAGGTTTGCTGCCATCGAGAAGCACATTGGTCTAGAGCATCAGTCAGAATTGTTTTGGAAACATGGTGAATATTCAGATCTTCTGCCGGGTTGGAACAGGAAAGAAGGTGATGTGGATCAAGAATGGTTTAAGAGGACTGATATACCTCACCGTGCGAATGCAGATGCTGGCGTTGAAATACACCATTAA
- the trpB gene encoding tryptophan synthase subunit beta: METKVLNSTQVKLQKVPEGLTLPDKMGHFGRFGGKFVPETIMPALDELEKAYLEARNDPTFTTELEYYLQEYVGRPSPLYYAERLTKKLNGAKIYLKREDLNHTGAHKINNTIGQILLAMRMNKKRIIAETGAGQHGVATATAAAMFGIECNVYMGEEDMRRQSLNVFRMKLLGAKVIPVTSGSRTLKDATNEALRDWMASVQHTHYIIGSIVGPHPYPMMVRDFQLVIGREAKKQIIEKENRLPDYLIACVGGGSNSIGLFHPFIEDKHVKMIGVEAGGVGFGIGQHASTLTNGKIGILHGSASYVLQDEDGQTLPVHSISAGLDYPGVGPEHSYLKDIGRTEYVSITDDEAVNAFQDCARLEGIIPALEASHAIAYTIKLAPTLSKDSLIIVCLSGSGDKDSFEVAKKLGYKI; encoded by the coding sequence ATGGAAACTAAAGTATTAAATTCCACGCAGGTAAAATTACAAAAAGTACCTGAAGGTTTGACGTTGCCGGATAAAATGGGCCACTTTGGACGGTTTGGTGGGAAGTTTGTTCCGGAAACAATAATGCCCGCCCTTGATGAATTAGAAAAAGCTTATTTGGAAGCTAGAAATGATCCAACTTTTACGACAGAACTGGAATATTATTTACAGGAGTATGTTGGCCGTCCTTCTCCGTTATATTATGCTGAACGGCTAACAAAAAAACTGAACGGTGCAAAGATATACCTTAAAAGAGAAGATCTGAATCATACAGGGGCACATAAGATAAATAACACTATTGGCCAGATACTGCTTGCTATGCGAATGAATAAGAAAAGAATCATTGCTGAAACAGGGGCTGGACAACATGGAGTAGCCACAGCAACTGCTGCTGCGATGTTCGGAATAGAGTGCAATGTATACATGGGAGAAGAAGACATGAGACGTCAGTCGTTGAATGTCTTTAGAATGAAGTTGCTCGGCGCAAAAGTAATACCAGTAACAAGTGGTTCAAGAACATTGAAGGATGCAACAAATGAGGCGCTGAGAGACTGGATGGCATCTGTACAGCATACACACTATATTATTGGATCAATTGTTGGCCCGCATCCATATCCGATGATGGTTAGAGATTTTCAGCTGGTAATTGGCAGGGAGGCAAAGAAACAGATAATTGAGAAAGAAAACAGACTTCCGGATTATCTTATAGCCTGTGTTGGTGGGGGTAGCAATTCAATAGGTTTATTCCACCCTTTCATTGAAGATAAGCACGTAAAGATGATCGGTGTGGAAGCCGGAGGGGTTGGATTTGGTATTGGCCAGCACGCATCTACATTGACCAATGGTAAAATTGGTATTTTACATGGCAGTGCAAGTTATGTTTTACAGGATGAGGATGGCCAAACATTGCCGGTTCATTCCATATCTGCCGGATTAGACTATCCTGGTGTTGGCCCTGAACACAGCTACTTAAAAGATATTGGAAGGACAGAATATGTCTCTATCACAGATGATGAGGCTGTAAATGCTTTTCAGGACTGTGCAAGGCTTGAAGGAATTATTCCCGCCCTTGAGGCATCACATGCGATTGCATATACCATAAAACTTGCTCCCACACTCAGTAAGGATAGCCTCATTATTGTGTGTTTGTCAGGCAGCGGTGACAAAGATTCCTTCGAAGTAGCAAAAAAACTTGGTTATAAGATTTAA
- the trpA gene encoding tryptophan synthase subunit alpha gives MNRIDRKFQELKRKQKPAFIPFITAGYPDLQTTMDLILEFEKKGADIIELGIPFSDPIADGPVIQDSYYKALDKGVKVAQIFDMVLQLRKISDIPIVSMVSYSIVYKSGYQEFVEKACRAGLDGLTIPDLPVEENDEFFELAKKYNFKLICFIAPTTTNERMSAIIQRSQGFLYYISVVGITGVRDALPDDIFQNINKIKQMTSTPICVGFGVSTPEQVKMIGKLADGVIVGSAIIKEVGKYLNTSPGELVKNVSGFVGELAKGVNI, from the coding sequence ATGAACAGAATTGATAGAAAATTCCAGGAATTGAAAAGAAAACAAAAACCTGCTTTTATACCATTTATTACAGCAGGGTATCCCGACCTGCAAACCACAATGGACCTAATACTGGAATTTGAAAAGAAGGGCGCTGATATTATCGAGCTTGGTATTCCCTTTTCTGACCCGATAGCAGACGGCCCGGTCATTCAGGATTCTTATTATAAGGCGCTGGATAAGGGTGTTAAGGTCGCGCAAATATTTGATATGGTATTACAGCTTCGTAAAATATCAGATATTCCCATTGTTTCAATGGTTTCATATAGTATAGTATATAAAAGCGGATACCAGGAGTTTGTTGAAAAGGCATGCAGGGCAGGATTGGATGGTTTGACTATTCCTGATTTACCCGTAGAAGAAAATGATGAATTTTTTGAATTAGCGAAGAAATATAATTTTAAGCTTATTTGTTTTATCGCTCCTACAACAACAAATGAACGTATGTCTGCCATTATACAAAGATCTCAGGGTTTTTTGTATTATATTTCTGTCGTAGGGATCACAGGCGTAAGAGATGCATTACCAGATGATATTTTTCAAAATATCAATAAGATAAAACAGATGACAAGTACGCCAATCTGTGTGGGCTTTGGTGTCTCAACCCCAGAACAGGTAAAGATGATTGGTAAGCTAGCCGATGGGGTTATTGTTGGGAGTGCAATTATTAAGGAGGTGGGAAAATATTTAAATACCTCTCCCGGTGAACTAGTAAAAAACGTTAGTGGTTTTGTTGGGGAATTGGCAAAGGGGGTAAATATTTAA